One genomic segment of Belonocnema kinseyi isolate 2016_QV_RU_SX_M_011 chromosome 2, B_treatae_v1, whole genome shotgun sequence includes these proteins:
- the LOC117167165 gene encoding zinc finger protein 320-like, with the protein MKQWILKKKSCKINKYPKKGLTKNMSQNGLLRLKKKMTFWFLINWKTKRGSNFKNQIWKRRTNAKTQQSKKSKKSKGRHRSSYSRTTARTSSGNKSAVKTLIEYDVDETLDIKEEVIEDEEIALERFNRKYESKFPIVCKREDDVVDAAKLRTQKKQKLPKSNPEKKYECEKCARMYKHKHSLTSHQRFNCNVMPQFGCQFCNKRFKHKHHLNRHIIIAHEKKDSKESVLWHKCDICLRIYRSLGGLNTHKRAEHAAVKRQFICHYCSIIMIQKCHLSKHISTVHRNLFQW; encoded by the exons ATGAAACAATGGATACTAAAGAAGAAATCATGCAAG ATCAACAAATACCCCAAAAaaggtttaacaaaaaatatgagtcaaAATGGCTTATTGAGGTTAAAAAAGAAGATGACATTCTGGTTTCTAATAAACTGGAAAACCAAAAGAGGCAGCAACTTCAAGAATCAAATCTGGAAAAGACGTACAAATGCGAAAA CTCAACAAAGCAAGAAGTCAAAGAAATCAAAAGGAAGACATCGTTCGTCATATTCTCGTACAACCGCTCGCACTTCTTCTGGCAATAAGTCTGCTGTCAAGACTTTAATTGAATACGACGTCGATGAAACTTTGGATATCAAGGAAGAAGTCATTGAAG ATGAAGAGATTGCCCTAGAAAGGTTCAATAGAAAATATGAGTCAAAATTCCCTATCGTGTGTAAAAGAGAAGATGATGTTGTGGATGCTGCCAAACTGCGGACTCAAAAGAAGCAAAAACTTCCGAAATCAAACCCGGAAAAAAAGTACGAATGTGAAAAATGTGCTCGAATGTATAAACACAAACACAGTTTAACTTCTCATCAGAGATTTAATTGTAACGTCATGCCACAGTTTGGATGTCAATTCTGCAACAAACGATTTAAACATAAACATCACCTGAATAGACATATAATTATTGCGCATGAAAAAAAAGACTCCAAGGAGTCGGTATTGTGGCATAAATGCGACATATGCCTTAGAATTTATCGTTCTTTAGGGGGTTTAAATACCCATAAACGTGCAGAACACGCAGCAGTCAAGAGACAATTTATTTGCCACTATTGTTCTATTATTATGATACAAAAATGTCATTTGTCCAAACATATTAGTACAGTTCATCGCAACTTATTCCAGTGGTAA
- the LOC117182860 gene encoding zinc finger protein 189-like encodes MMLSKSENKLKEVDIYYKAKSNLKTRFKVQLHKLNSKNEATELIGRLDSEPYSRATNCISSTENSNIKTLFEYEIDDTLEIKEECVLDPDTAPDQKSNKKYESKVCTADIRDDIIIAVQNTLRTLKKQEIHDTDSETKYKCKKCAQKLNCKNEATELIGRVDSGPYSCATTCISSSENMNTKTLFEYEIDDTLEIKEELVLDPDTAIDQKSDEKYESKFCTVYIRDADALVVEKDLRTHKEQEIHDTDSEKKYKCEKCARRYKWKKHLNQHLKFECGVVPQFEYQKRKSESKISTEGTDVGPSSCTKTVNEYKCEKCSRSYTLKACLKIHQKYECDIRQIEANSDAANSTFIIDNHSDETLKIKKEVGHYQQSKKKSKKSKGGHGGPYSYTTYQDLSQQMDNIKYETVLLTVDKIEDDVLPASRQRRQKMQGSQESKQETGKKYKCEKCARVYKHKNSLTAHQKYDCNVIPQLKCNFCDKRFTKEYHLNDQQSKRKSKKTRRGYGIPYSFVTTDASDDYSDAVPLIKYERDATLEIKEEIIQDQDILPARKVRSQKTQTIKELKQENGNRYKCEKCARSYSAKTSLIRHQRYDCNVRPQFKCQQSKSKSKKYTRGHGGPYFYITTDISSDNYSDAMTIIEYDIDESLEIKEEIVQDQRSNCKSKKFSGIRRPDVTLDNNSDTKTSTCIIEYDNDETVEIKEEVTQDQRSECKSKKSRGLGRPDVTLDNNSDTKTLTCIIEYDNDETVEIKEEVIQDQETNKVKVQKPDEKYDPKVCITDIKKSAAMHVKKLRTKLAQKIKKSNPEKRSKLKQEIEESNSEQKYKCEKCACRYKWKKHLNQHLKFVCGVPPQFRYQRSECKSKKSRGLGRPDVTLDNNSDTKTLTCIIEYDNDETVEIKEEFIQDPETNDVKGQKPDENYDPKVCTADIRKSTSLNVKKLRTKLAQKIKKSIPEKRTKLKLEIEDSNSEQKYKCEKCARRYKWKKHLNQHLKFECGVTPQFRYPESKGVRVQNPDEEHDSKVSIVDLR; translated from the exons ATGATGTTAAGcaaatcagaaaataaacttaaagAAGTCGATATTTACTATAAAGCGAAATCTAATCTCAAAACCCGATTTAAAGTTCAGCTAC ataAATTGAATTCCAAGAATGAGGCGACTGAATTAATAGGAAGACTTGATAGTGAACCATATTCTCGTGCAACTAATTGCATTTCTTCTACTGAGAATTCGAACATCAAGACTTTATTTGAATACGAAATTGATGATACTTTGGAAATCAAAGAAGAATGCGTCCTAG atccaGATACAGCTCCAGATcagaaaagtaacaaaaaatatgagtcaaAAGTGTGTACTGCCGATATAAGAGATGATATTATTATAGCCGTTCAAAACACACTCCGTACCCTTAAAAAACAGGAGATTCACGATACAGATTCGGAAACGAAGTACAAATGCAAAAAGTGTGCAC AGAAACTGAATTGCAAGAATGAGGCGACTGAATTAATAGGAAGAGTTGATAGTGGACCATATTCTTGTGCTACTACTTGTATTTCTTCTTCTGAGAATATGAACACCAAGACTTTATTTGAGTACGAAATTGATGATACTTTGGAAATCAAAGAAGAATTGGTTCTAG atCCAGATACAGCTATAGATCAGAAAAGTGATGAAAAATATGAGTCGAAATTCTGTACTGTCTATATAAGAGATGCTGATGCTTTAGTTGTTGAGAAGGATCTGCGTACCCATAAAGAACAAGAAATTCACGATACAGATTCGGAAAAGAAGTACAAATGCGAAAAGTGTGCCCGCAGATATAAATGGAAAAAGCATTTGAATCAGCATCTAAAATTCGAGTGTGGTGTCGTGCCGCAGTTCGAAT atcaaaaaagaaaaagtgagTCAAAGATATCAACAGAAGGAACAGATGTTGGTCCATCTTCTTGTACAAAAACTGTAAATGAGTATAAATGCGAAAAGTGTTCCCGCAGCTATACATTAAAagcatgtttaaaaattcatcaaaaatacgAATGCGACATTAGGCAAATTGAGGCTAATTCTGATGCTGCGAATTCAACTTTCATAATTGATAATCACAGTGACGAAACATTGAAAATCAAGAAAGAAGTGGGCCATT ATCAGCAGAGCAAGAAAAAGTCGAAGAAATCCAAAGGAGGGCATGGTGGACCATATTCTTACACAACTT ATCAAGATTTATCGCAACAAAtggataatataaaatatgaaacagTATTACTTACGGTAGATAAAATAGAAGATGATGTTTTGCCTGCCAGCAGACAGCGGAGACAAAAGATGCAAGGAAGTCAGGAATCAAAACAGGAAAcgggaaaaaaatataaatgcgaAAAGTGTGCTCGAGTCTATAAACACAAAAATAGTTTGACAGCTCATCAAAAATACGATTGCAACGTCATCCCACAATTAAAATGCAATTTCTGCGACAAGCGTTTTACTAAAGAATATCACCTAAATG ATCAGCAGAGCAAAAGAAAGTCGAAGAAAACCAGACGAGGTTATGGTATACCATATTCTTTTGTAACTACTGATGCTTCTGATGATTATTCTGATGCTGTGccattaattaaatatgaaagAGACGCAACTTTAGAAATCAAGGAAGAAATCATCCAAG atcAAGATATTTTGCCAGCTAGAAAAGTGCGGAGCCAAAAGACGCAGACAATTAAggaattaaaacaagaaaatggaAACAGGTACAAATGCGAAAAGTGTGCCCGAAGCTATTCAGCGAAAACAAGTTTGATTCGTCATCAAAGATACGATTGCAACGTCAGACCACAGTTCAAAT gtcaacaaagcAAGAGTAAATCGAAGAAATACACAAGAGGACATGGTGGgccatatttttatataactaCTGACATATCTTCTGATAATTATTCTGATGCTATGACAATAATTGAATACGACATTGATGAATCTTTGGAAATTAAGGAAGAAATTGTTCAAG ATCAGAGGAGCAATTGTAAGTCGAAGAAATTCAGCGGAATAAGGAGGCCTGATGTTACTCTTGATAATAATTCTGATACTAAAACTTCAACTTGCATAATTGAATACGATAATGATGAAACTGTGGAAATCAAGGAAGAAGTCACCCAAG ATCAGAGGAGCGAGTGTAAGTCCAAGAAATCCAGAGGACTAGGTAGGCCTGATGTTACTCTTGACAATAATTCTGATACTAAAACTTTAACTTGCATAATTGAATACGATAATGATGAAACTGTGGAGATCAAGGAAGAAGTCATCCAAG ATCAAGAGACGAATAAAGTTAAGGTTCAAAAACCAGATGAAAAATATGATCCAAAAGTATGCATcacagatataaaaaaatctgcTGCTATGCACGTGAAAAAACTGCGGACGAAACTtgcgcaaaaaattaaaaaatcaaacccgGAAAAGAGGAGTAAATTGAAGCAGGAAATTGAGGAATCAAATTCGGAACAGAAGTATAAATGTGAAAAGTGTGCCTGCAGATATAAGTGGAAAAAGCATTTGAATCAACATCTAAAATTCGTATGCGGCGTCCCTCCACAGTTCAGAT ATCAGAGGAGCGAGTGTAAGTCGAAGAAATCCAGAGGACTAGGTAGGCCTGATGTTACTCTTGACAATAATTCTGATACTAAAACTTTAACTTGCATAATTGAATACGATAATGATGAAACTGTGGAAATCAAGGAAGAATTCATCCAAG ATCCAGAGACGAATGACGTTAAGGGCCAAAAACCAGATGAAAATTATGATCCAAAAGTGTGCACCGCAGATATCAGAAAATCTACTAGTTTGAACGTGAAAAAACTGCGGACGAAACTtgcgcaaaaaattaagaaatcaatACCGGAAAAGAGGACTAAATTGAAGCTGGAAATTGAAGATTCAAATTCGGAACAGAAGTACAAATGTGAAAAGTGTGCCCGCAGATATAAGTGGAAAAAGCATTTGAATCAACATCTAAAATTCGAATGCGGCGTCACTCCACAGTTCAGAT ATCCAGAAAGCAAGGGCGTAAGGGTCCAAAACCCTGATGAAGAACATGATTCAAAAGTTAGCATCGTAGATTTAAGATAA
- the LOC117182861 gene encoding zinc finger protein 676-like, producing MVAFVFQLSLSSKVDQDNSESDSKIATRKLEVVPYSFATASISSCHNSCAKILFKYEVDETLEIKEEIIQDKEAVTDQEGNNYQSTSCSVYIREADIVANESRMPTQEKQKIQELRSEKKYKCEKCARSYSRKNSLYSHQRYYCGVIPQFRCKFCDRRFKKQHGVNRHIGLVHQKKISKTPILMLKCDKCWRSFTRLDSLNRHELLVHSPAKPQFTCHNCGFKMKSKADLSKHITRKHLK from the exons ATGGTTGCCTTCGTTTTTCAGCTTAGTTTGAGCAGCAAAGTAG ATCAAGATAATTCCGAAAGTGATTCGAAGATTGCTACAAGAAAATTAGAAGTTGTACCATATTCTTTTGCAACTGCTAGCATTTCATCTTGCCATAATTCGTGTGccaagattttatttaaatacgaAGTTGATGAAACTTTGGAAATTAAGGAAGAAATCATTCAAG ATAAAGAGGCAGTTACAGACCAAGAAGGAAATAACTATCAGTCAACATCCTGTTCTGTGTATATAAGAGAAGCTGATATTGTTGCTAATGAAAGTAGAATGCCAACCCAAGAgaagcagaaaattcaagaattaaggTCGGAAAAGAAGTACAAATGCGAAAAGTGTGCCCGAAGCTATAGTCGGAAAAACAGTTTGTACAGTCATCAAAGATATTACTGTGGCGTCATACCACAGTTCAGATGTAAATTCTGCGACAGACGATTTAAAAAACAGCATGGCGTGAATAGACATATAGGTCTGGTGCATCAGAAGAAAATCTCGAAGACGCCGATACTGATGCTGAAGTGCGACAAATGTTGGCGAAGTTTCACTCGGTTAGATTCTTTAAATCGACATGAACTTTTAGTACATTCACCGGCCAAACCACAATTTACTTGCCATAATTGTGGCTTCAAAATGAAATCAAAGGCTGACTTGTCCAAGCATATTACTAGAAAACATCTCAAGTAA